The DNA segment AGCAAGGGCACTAACAGACACTATTTTGCTTGCCAAATATCCGAATTTCACAATTTCTACGGATTTAATTACCATGAATGTAAACCTTGATTAATAAAACCTGTTAAAATGCGTACATTACATGTCTTTTTGCCAAGAAAACAAGACTTACAGTACAATTcttggtaaaaaaaatttaggtAAGGATTGATCGCATGCAGTTTAGTTCGTTTCCTGCTTAAGTAACGTCACTGACTTTTGAGACCAGTTTAAGCCTGACTTCTTCTTTACGGCAAAAAGAAGAGAGAAGAGGCGATAAGCCACTAAAATGAGAGAAGTGACGTGTTTGTTAAATGAACCGCAAAAGGAAAAACGCAATtatgttgaaatatttctatTCATTGTGTAGTCTACGTCGTAGGAAAAGAGCAACGAGCGATGTTTGTACAACCTAATCAAAcacaaacatatattttaattgaaatttcaGGTTTCATTATTTGCTATCGACAGCGACACGCTgtatttattataacatagAGTTTATATGTCGACTTACATTCGTTCTAAtactttatactgtacatatTACTTTTGGGTCTGCTTGGTCATaattagggcaaccaaaagtcaatatggtcaattttttttacctgctcagaatgctatgaaacaagcacaaaacaaatttcagctttgtacgacgtgtggtatagaagttattaggtcagataaagtcaaaatgttacgttaggtcaaaatacggtcaaattgtttcgttaggtcttttttttaggtcaaaatctattaaacttgtaattttgtaaccattttgtaatattattcttccgtttttctcttttcttgtaccgcaaacaattccagtcccgcaaattttacttagaaccaaagacacaaagagagggaaggcttttcagcgcgtttggtgacgtcacgatgtgacggcattgcatttgaaactgcaagttgtcaatcttaatacgcagaaacgaaaaaaaagtcaacactagaaaagcattttgtcatttttaaatgcagctttagattagaaagttgctgtagacagtgtagagactatcagtatagcgtttttcaaaatgaggtcaaaatttaaacgttttaggtcaaaataaggtcaaaatgtaaactttttaggtcaaaataaggtcaaaatgtaaactttttaggtcaaaatgaggtcaaaatttgcaaattttaaggtcaaaatttaaaatttttaggtcaaaaaactggttgccctagtcaTAATTGACGATTTGTGTTCCTCGAAGACGATTAGCAATTTAGGCCTTCTCTgtgtaacaaaaatatgtcACGTGTTATTTATAGTATCTTATATTTTACCGTTTTTTATGGTGTGTTAATTCTCTACTTGATGTGCAATGATCACGGTGTTTTGCTTTTAGTGGATTAATTGCGATTATCGTTGTTTACCTCACGTTTTGTGCACTTTTGTCTTATCAATAGCTTAAAACCTCACCTTTTGTATTGTATAAAAGCCGTTGTTAAGTGATTTAAGAAGGTCGGTTTGGTTTTGGTCGTGGGGGCTGTTTAATAATATAAATCTTTCTTGGGTTTTACACTGATCGTGTCGCGGTTCACTGTGAATGTGGGAAGACAGCCAGGCATTCGAAAGTAAGAATTTTCGGTTACATCTGTACTTTTACTATATAACATCTGtaaaatattatatattttatataggcctacatatggTTGGGAATTAGAGGCACTTCATTTAATAGAACGCAATGAGaatggttacaaaataaacaaatacaacgagcaaacaaacaatttaattaaCCTGATACTGCATGTGATACTGTTGGAAACCGCATTATTAGTTTTGGCTAATAAACATTGCTTCAAAGATTTCCGATCTGcaaataaaactataatttttaaataaatgagttttgttttcataatcgTTCAACAGGACTCATAAAATACAACGTATTACGTATTACGTAATACAACGTATTATTTATAGAATATAGATAATTGATATACTGCAGTAAAGCAGATTGTAAAAAACAGTGTACTTTCACTATGTTGTCAGATTTAGGCCTAGAAAACAGAAAGTAGAAGCAGTAATACATTTCCGGGTATATCAAAAACGAAATAGTCCTACATATAAACCTCTTCATATCTCTGTTGGTAGATAAACTAATATCGGTCGGTAAAGTGAAAACGGTCAGGCATAAAACAGGTTCCAATaagaaatttacttttaaatgtGGGTAGGTTAAACTCACGGAAGATATACTGTAATCGCCATAACTAAGAACTGAGACATTATAGTTTAAGGTTTCAGAATGGTCCTCCAGATCATATCCTCAAGCAAAACGTCAGCAGTTGCTCTTAATGTTGGTTTGCTTACTGCAATAATTGGTGCTACTCTGTCGACGGTTGCCTTTTCTACAACGGGCTGGTTGTATTACCAGAAATCTGGAGTCACCTCATTGACATTGGGTCTATGGCAGCAGTGCACCAGTGAGGAGTGCGATGACATTGGTAAGTCTGCTGTTCACAGTGATTTGCCTTTTGCAATTGGCAGTTTTAAAATTGCATGATCCTTATAACTACATACGTTGACGTTGACATACAAGAAACGTAAAATAACActtaacaataatatttttgttacagcCTGGTCGTCTAGTGATTTCAGTCTGGCAAGAGGTTTTCTCATTTGTGGCGTGGCGTTTCACACTTTTGCTATGTTGCTCGGGGCTGGGGTGGCACGGTGTGTAGGCGGTCGTCAAGTTTGTTTCAAGATAATTATTGGGTTGTTTTACATCGTCTCAGgttcttaaatttttaatttgtaaatgTAGATTGCTTTAGAACACATTTTTTTGACAGTAATTTCTATACATCAAAACAATAATACGATTTCTACGTCGATGTTTGAGGTCTGCAATGTATCCACAAATTCAAGCGCTGATGCTTGCTGCGCTGAGTGTTGCATAAAATGCATACAAAAAAGTTAACCTGGCGCAAGTATCATTGCCTATGTAGTTTCGTGAATACCTCTAAGGATATTGTACTGTACTTTATTAGCGTTTGTACCCATTGCGCCTACATTTTTGGTAACAGAGCAAAAACTGCACAATAATGGAAATCATCGCCCGTGTGCTGCTCAAATCTATAGAGGGAACCTGAAGTGCAACGTAAACCGGTATGCCATCATATAGGTATTTGTTAAATGTTGTCAGGAGCGTTTCTACTTGTTGGTGGAGGATTATTTTATGGATTTGAGGATTATACCCTGCTGGTACCGGAGCCTATAGTGGACATAACTGAAACGGATGCTGTGTTCGGATATTGTGTTTATCTGGCCTTTGGTGGCGCTGCCTCTCTAGTTCTGGCAGGAATTTTCTACGGCGTAAGCAGCTGCTATTCACAACCAGTaagtaattaaaaaattaaaaaaaattaaaaaatttgtaaaacgcATTGTAAACAGGCAGAGAGTTAACTTTGCAAACAGCACGTTCACTTGTGGGAATATGACCAGACGTAAAATTTCGATTTTAGGAAACGGTCAAAAAGAACGAAGAAAAGACCACTGGTGATGCAAGCCTTCCAGCAGTTTACTACAATGCATCGGCCGatagcaataaataaaatgaataagtTAAACGCAACATAATACTATAGCTCAACGGTTACTTGGTCCTTTGTAATGCTGTAATAAACTATAGAGATAAACATATATCGTTTATGAGATTATCTCTGAATTGATTTATTTAACCCTTAATTTATCTtactgaaattttaaataatttagacaaaagcagtatacaaaaatttattatgtgccatcatgtcaaaattatatcgataaaaaatttacttaaaatacAGTGAAAGGTATTCAAACCAATTtcgtttaatttaaattttcctgTAATTACTCGAAGCAACTTTCCAAACATAGACCCTTTTTTGGCGTATACCGTCCTATTtcgtttaaataaaaactatatatatacGGTTAACTCGAAGATTCGATTAATTAAGTTGAAGTGTTTTCATGGTCCAAAAAGAGCGCTCTTTGACAAAAGTTCCCTGGAATCTTTGTGAAATTTCGTGAGCTTTAGGGGTTTCATAGAGGTTCCGTCTCCCATTTTGGAAGAAAAGATTTCTTGCAGTTTGTCAAAAGATTACCAGAGTAATAACAACAGTATATAGCCGACATTAATAACACTCACATAAAGTTAAATCACTTTTAGTTGGGCCCAGTAATATTGCGTAAAGTTTCTCCGACACTGACGTCATTGAAGAATATTCTTGTGAAAGggtttgataaaaacaaactaagaAATATTCGTCGAATGGATTTACATCGCTAACAAACACGTTTTTAACGTCATAAACTCTCATAACCAGCACACATCGTATTTGCAAGAAGTATGTCGCGTATTGAAGGAACATACAAGATTAATCATATGTTAATCACTAAACCAGCAGTGGTGTCAAACTTAATTGAGGCACTCAAAGATTTCCAAAGTAGCGCGTCAAGCGTATTGACCACGGTTACAGTCACAAATTATTCTTATGGCCTGTAAAGCGCGCATAAAATAAAGATAGCAAATTTGATAGTGAAATAACGAGGATAAGCTCAGCATGAAGGCATGACATCGAGCGAGCATGTTTTTCTGACGTAAGTCTATAAAGTAGCGGACAGCAACAGGAAAATGAGTTAAAGctttagaaaaaataaaaacgaaattttACTATACTTTATAACATTGATACTTTccaaagaaaatttgaataaattttcagaataatgttgtttttcttccatttggctaaaagcatttttttaatttacaagATATGGTTTCAACGAAACATCACTCACGCAATATTATACGTTTTCTGTTATACTCTGGCAATATATAACCGTTGGCATATAGAGTTGTAAGTCGGCCGGACTTTTCGTGTCGGTTTCGAGTTCGGGCTTAATTTTTACTCACACTCTGCCACATTTGCGTCGTTATTTCACCTTCTTTGCTCGAATGTGGATGCGCTCAGAGTGCTATAAAACCTCCCGCACAACGCAAAGCTCAACTTAGAAAGCATAATTATAGTAAATACCTCGCAAAGACATTCGCTTTATATAGATAACAGCGACTTTCGCGTCTACATTTGTGCTTCAGTTTCTGCTCCTTTCAAGTTTCATTTCGCTTCAGACTTTCTGCCAAATTTAAAATCGAAATTCTTTTAAGGGCAAAGCAAGTAATAAAAACGAGGTAACCATAGTGAAATGTTTTCGGGCTTAAAGGGAATTTTGGCTATTGGCAAACCCCTTAATGAAATCCTAAATACGTCATTGGCTACATATCCTTATGGTGCTCGACAAGTTGTTCCAAGCAACTTGTAATTCAAACCGGTATTTCaaacaattattatttaagCGTATAATAGACCATTCCATCTTAAAAACCAGCTGAAAGCATACAAAGTAGGAGAGAGCAAGACGCGTCTATCCACATTGCACTATTGTTACTTTCCCTATGCCAAGTGTTTTATTGCTTCCGTTGCTGTTTCCCAGGTGCAATCGTATACGATCGACGTAAGTTAAACGCTCTGTGTACCCGTATAGCGGAATTGGTGGTTTCGGAGATGCAGTATAGACCATACGAAACAAACATGCTATCAAAACGTGTTCATATTCAGGAAGATTAGTAACTACAGTATAATGAATATAATGAATAAATTTGtgagaaaaacaataaatcatTTTGTAACATAAGCATCTAAGATAActatattttgataaaacatacacacatatatatatatatatatatatatacaattaaGTGTACAAGCAAAACTCAAACTAAATCCTCAATAGTGAGATAAATGGCTAATATTGAAAACATTCGTTACATGTCTTAAAGCTGCTCAAAACGGACAAATCATACTGTACAGTATCAATGAAAAGCTATGCACGCTGCAAAAGATTGCACTTTTTTCTGATAACGTCGATATTTGCGATACAGttttaaactttcacaagTTTCTTATTGTCATTACATGTACATAGTGTTATAAGATAAAACGCAAAGATTGACTGAACAAATTGAAGTTACAGtatgatagaaaatttaacactTCAATATATGAAGCTTTATGGGCCTGTAATGTTGACCCGCTAAAGTGCCATATAGTCAAAATAAACGAATTTTTTAAGACAGGTAGGATATATGTTGTGCTGTTTTTTGGATTGTAATTACAACAATTATTGTGACtagttaaaaatttatgatttCAAAGTTGTCGGCTACCACTTATGTGTGCATACATGACCGCAAACGCCAAATCATCACTTCAATTTACATTGTAAGGTTGACATCACCAATTTCTGCAAACGAACTTATGTTGATGTTTTAATAAACCTGTAAAAAAATTGGgactaaacatttttacagtATATTGCTACTGAGTAGCATATATGCTGTGAAAAGGGATTCATCATAATATAACAACCACCATGTAAAACACTATAACTCAGTataaatgaaaacattcaAATCGTTTATGTCACGGTCATCGCAAAATCTGTTATGTTTAGAAAttatttatagcaattgtacTTGGCTGACGAACGAATTAAAACCTTGTTTGCCTTCCGGCTGGAAAACTTAACTCGACACGAATTTAGGATTCGAAACTTTCGTTTTGcattaatattaaaaccagCAGGTTGTAAAATTACCGTAATGCGCTTTAATTAAACGCTATCGTTGCAGCAGTAGAAAGGTAACTTGGGAATGGAAGTTCCCgattacaacaacaacaacaagtgATTTTTCATatagaaacaaatttataacatcatTTATTGAGTTGGTGGGATTTGGAATGAACTGGCTCGCGGCGGTAAGGTTTTTCCTTAATGCGTGGTTTCAACGTTGAtgctttaaatgttttttttttataaatctttGCAATACTCTGGAAAACATGAAACCGCTGATGTTGTCACAGCCAGCGACTGGCTTTATAAAGGAGTAAGCTACACCACATGAACcagaagtaaaaattttctcaGAAATTGAGAAGCAACTTctcaaaaaaatcataaatctTGTCGGTTGATATTGCTCTGAAGTCTGTGAAACTCATGAACTTGAATGTGCTTTGTTTTGCAGATTAATACTTGTTCAGGTATAAACTTTTACTGATCACATTTGTCATTCTTATAAAACCTTATAAGGATGTACTTGAAGAAACTTCAATTTCTCGTGGTTCTGTTTGTTTTGACAAGCGCTACAGCGACCACTGGCTGTTTAACTGTGCCCCAAAATGAACTTGACGAACGTGAGTGCTTTTGTAAAGAAACTATGCGTAAAATATTACGTTTTATCAAGCATATAACAAGAATTACATATTTTCTGAGCAGTTGCAAGCATTGGGGCAAACTTCTTGAAAGGCTATTTGTCACAGTTGCCGATCCCAGGAAAGAAAGGAGGAAATTACGAAGTCCGGAAGTAAGTCAAcgaatatattttgttttaaatatttttagcacTTTAAAATGATATTAGCTAATAGCAGTTATTCCCTgtatttcattgtttaaaactcttttttatttgcattgtagcATTAAAATGGAGAGTTTCAATCTGGGGACAATCAGTATTAAACAGCCAAAGGCATGTCAGTACAGGATTTGTGTTAAAGGCGCATATCTTCGTGTGAGAGCTGATTGGAAGGCTTGGAAAaagattttgtaaataattaattaatgcttTGATTCAAACGATATTCATAAGAAAGAGCACATCAGTTTCTCATAAATGCTAAaagtgtaaaatattttacaaagtcGTTTTTGTTAACATCGTTCTATCACGTTTCAGATTTTTCACCTTGCGTAAATCAGGAAGCCTTCGCGCTACAGGGAGCAGGATTGACCTTTGTCTTACAATAGGACTTGGAACAACTGGCGGGCGTCCTTATGTGAGATAGATACATACAAATAATCTAATTTACCGTTGTGATGGTTAAATGGCGCGTATATGAATATGTTTTCAAGTCAAAAAATTGTGATTTTTATATGGAAGGTTaataaattactttttatACTGAATTGGTTGAAATAGTAAAAATCATTTATTGATTTGTTATAGTTTTCATACGTACGAAAAAGCTGCTACGCCAACATTGGTAAATTTGACGCCAAAGTTTACAACACTGCGTTCAAATGGATAGTCAATCTCATCATTAATCTTTTCGAAAAAAAGATCAGAGACAAACTAGAAGACGCAGTGAGATAAAATCTAATctaaatttgaatttatcaGTCtacgcatttttatttgaatgtcACTTTGGGTAAATGTTTTACTATATACTAAATACTAAATATACAATTTCTCTTAATACCAATTTTTAGATATGCCCAGCTGTAGACACAGCGCTGACTAAAAACGCAGCTAAATTAAACAAGCTGCTTGTTGGTAAGAACATTTTTTCTATCAATCAGGAATATTCTCGCAAAACACTTATAATACAACGTGTCGAATTTACGGATATTTTGCGAAGGACGAACacttgtttcattaaaaaaacaacgtCTAAAAAAATGACACATGTTATAGTTACAAGAAAAAGATTGCTTTACGTATAAGttcttaatttttattatgagGTGTGTATTATACAGTTCAGGTAAtgcaaaaagaacaaattGCTCTATAGCCATAACAAGATCATTGTTGACGTAACAATAAAATAACGTTATCGCAGACGTAATTataaaaatctgttttttgATTACAGGAAATCTTCATCTCCGTGGATAAAGAAACGAATGACGTCGCAAGAAATTGTCAAAGGCGGTACTTtggaaacttttttaaatttggctGTATTTTAATGTATTTGCTCACGCTTTATTTGGTTGTTAGCTATTGCTTGATTTGATTGAATTTAAAATATGCTGAACCGTTCCTCCTAAAATACCGCTATAATACATTGCTGTGCATACATATCAAACATGAGTCTGGGTGCGTTATAGCAGTCACAAGAATTTAAGCAATAGCTACAGTACACTGAGATTAATGTCAATCATGGCTGTTGAAAGTAAATGGGGTAACACTGGCTCTGGAAAATTTATCAATCAAGAGATGGTTCTGACCTGGAACGCTTTTGCAATCCTATCTCTTTTCATAAATAAAGTAGAAGTGTTCAGCAGCACAGCTCATCTAGAATGTTTTATCAAAGTGAGGGTATAAATAGCCAACCAACGGTACATGGTGCAGCAGAAGTGGAAAGCGCAGCGAAAGATGAATTACACCCGTTTTGTGCTGTTCAAATAGAGAGactcaaataaaataatgatgTAAGAAAAATCCTCTCGTTCACGAAACCAGGCTAAAATTTCACGTTTACGGCGAACCGCAAACACCCTTCACTGTGAGTAACTGTATACTGTGTAGCGTCGTGACGCTAGCAAAACAAACTGATCAACTTTATAAAGCCACATATAAATAATCGTTCATAGCTAGACACCGACTAACTTCAAcaaaaagcaagcaaaacGTTTATATTGATCAAAGGTGTCACACACAGTGATTAAAAAGGATAAGAACAAACGCTTAAAAGGTGCTAATTGAAAACACTCTTCAAACTCACAACATAGTCATGAATGACAAGCTACGTGAGGAACAAACTTC comes from the Clavelina lepadiformis chromosome 5, kaClaLepa1.1, whole genome shotgun sequence genome and includes:
- the LOC143460063 gene encoding uncharacterized protein LOC143460063 produces the protein MWEDSQAFESFRMVLQIISSSKTSAVALNVGLLTAIIGATLSTVAFSTTGWLYYQKSGVTSLTLGLWQQCTSEECDDIAWSSSDFSLARGFLICGVAFHTFAMLLGAGVARCVGGRQVCFKIIIGLFYIVSGAFLLVGGGLFYGFEDYTLLVPEPIVDITETDAVFGYCVYLAFGGAASLVLAGIFYGVSSCYSQPETVKKNEEKTTGDASLPAVYYNASADSNK
- the LOC143460927 gene encoding bactericidal permeability-increasing protein-like, producing the protein MYLKKLQFLVVLFVLTSATATTGCLTVPQNELDELASIGANFLKGYLSQLPIPGKKGGNYEVRNIKMESFNLGTISIKQPKACQYRICVKGAYLRVRADWKAWKKILFFTLRKSGSLRATGSRIDLCLTIGLGTTGGRPYFSYVRKSCYANIGKFDAKVYNTAFKWIVNLIINLFEKKIRDKLEDAICPAVDTALTKNAAKLNKLLVGNLHLRG